A window of Streptomyces gilvosporeus contains these coding sequences:
- the xylA gene encoding xylose isomerase — MRYQPVPEDKFSFGLWTVGWQGRDPFGDATRGALDPVETVHRLAELGAYGVAFHDDDLIPHGSDGRERAAAVQRFTAALDATGMAVPMVTTNLFTHPVFKDGAFTANDRDIRRYALRKSLRTLDLAAELGARTYVAWGGREGAESGAAKDVRVALGRLKEAFDLLGQYVVEQGYDLRFAIEPKPNEPRGDILLPTVGHALAFIERLERPGLYGVNPEVGHEQMAGLNVAHGVAQALWSGKLFHIDLNGQSGIKYDQDLRFGAGDLRAAFWLVDLLESAGYDGPRHFDFKPPRTENRDGVWASAAGCMRNYLILKERAAAFRADPAVQAALGAARVDRLARPTAEDGLAGLLADRTAFETFDAEAAAARGMAFEHLDQLALDHLLGVA, encoded by the coding sequence ATGCGCTATCAGCCCGTACCCGAGGACAAATTCAGTTTCGGCCTGTGGACCGTCGGCTGGCAGGGCCGCGATCCCTTCGGGGACGCCACCCGGGGCGCGCTGGACCCGGTCGAGACGGTCCACCGGCTCGCCGAGCTGGGCGCCTACGGCGTCGCCTTCCACGACGACGATCTGATCCCCCACGGCTCCGACGGCCGCGAGCGCGCGGCGGCGGTGCAGCGCTTCACCGCCGCGCTGGACGCCACCGGGATGGCCGTCCCGATGGTCACCACCAACCTGTTCACCCACCCCGTCTTCAAGGACGGCGCCTTCACCGCCAACGACCGCGACATCCGCCGCTACGCCCTGCGCAAATCGCTCCGCACCCTCGACCTGGCGGCGGAGCTGGGGGCGCGGACCTATGTGGCCTGGGGCGGACGGGAGGGCGCGGAGTCGGGCGCGGCCAAGGACGTACGGGTGGCGCTGGGCCGGCTCAAGGAGGCGTTCGACCTGCTCGGCCAGTACGTCGTCGAGCAGGGCTACGACCTGCGGTTCGCCATCGAACCCAAGCCCAACGAGCCGCGCGGCGACATCCTGCTGCCCACCGTCGGCCACGCCCTGGCCTTCATCGAGCGCCTGGAGCGCCCCGGGCTCTACGGCGTCAATCCGGAGGTCGGCCATGAGCAGATGGCCGGCCTGAACGTCGCGCACGGCGTCGCCCAGGCGCTGTGGTCCGGCAAGCTCTTCCACATCGACCTCAACGGGCAGAGCGGGATCAAGTACGACCAGGACCTGCGCTTCGGCGCGGGCGATCTGCGCGCCGCGTTCTGGCTGGTGGATCTGCTGGAGAGCGCCGGTTACGACGGGCCGCGGCATTTCGACTTCAAACCGCCGCGCACCGAGAACAGGGACGGCGTGTGGGCCTCGGCGGCCGGCTGTATGCGCAACTATCTGATCCTCAAGGAGCGCGCGGCGGCCTTCCGCGCCGACCCCGCCGTACAGGCCGCCCTGGGCGCCGCGCGGGTGGACCGGCTGGCGAGGCCCACCGCCGAGGACGGACTGGCCGGGCTGCTGGCGGACCGTACCGCCTTCGAGACCTTCGACGCCGAGGCGGCCGCCGCCCGCGGTATGGCCTTCGAGCACCTGGACCAGCTGGCCCTCGACCATCTCCTCGGCGTCGCCTGA
- the xylB gene encoding xylulokinase: MGAQSAGPLVVGVDSSTQSTKTLVVDAATGAVVARGHAPHTVSGGEYKESDPGQWWRALGEALHQCGEAARQVSALSVGGQQHGLVALDAAGEPVRPAILWNDVRSAPQSARLTAELGGARAWAERVGSVPAPAFTVTKWAWLREHEPESAAATAAVRLPHDYLVQRLTGQGVTDRGDASGTGWWASATQAYDTEILDLIGLPPEALPRVAAPGEAAGTVHAGDLPLPHGALVAAGTGDNMAAALGLGLRPGQPVLSLGTSGTVYAVSRHRPADPTGTVAGFADARGDWLPLACTLNCTLAVDRIAALLGRDREAVEPGGGAVLLPFLDGERTPNLPGASGLLHGLRHDTTPGQVLQAAYDGAVFALLRALDEVLDSDTAPDAPLLLIGGGARGLAWRETVRRLSGRPVVVPEAGELVALGAAAQAAGLLLGEDPAAVARRWGTARGARYEARERDEAALERLAATLTAGEGLLRG, from the coding sequence ATGGGCGCACAGTCAGCCGGACCGCTCGTCGTCGGGGTGGACAGCTCCACCCAGTCCACCAAGACGCTGGTCGTGGACGCGGCCACCGGCGCCGTCGTCGCGCGGGGACATGCGCCGCACACCGTCAGCGGCGGCGAGTACAAGGAGAGCGACCCGGGGCAGTGGTGGCGGGCGCTGGGCGAGGCGCTGCACCAGTGCGGGGAGGCGGCGCGGCAGGTGTCCGCGCTCTCCGTGGGCGGCCAGCAGCACGGCCTGGTGGCGCTGGATGCGGCCGGGGAGCCCGTTCGGCCCGCGATCCTGTGGAACGACGTGCGCTCGGCGCCCCAAAGCGCGCGTCTGACCGCGGAGTTGGGCGGGGCGCGGGCCTGGGCGGAGCGGGTCGGCAGCGTGCCGGCGCCGGCCTTCACCGTCACCAAATGGGCCTGGCTGCGGGAGCACGAGCCGGAGTCGGCGGCCGCCACGGCCGCGGTGCGGCTGCCGCACGACTACCTCGTCCAGCGGCTGACCGGCCAGGGCGTCACCGACCGCGGCGACGCCTCCGGGACCGGCTGGTGGGCCTCGGCCACCCAGGCATACGACACGGAGATCCTCGACCTCATCGGCCTGCCGCCGGAGGCGCTGCCGCGGGTCGCCGCCCCGGGCGAGGCGGCCGGGACGGTGCACGCCGGCGATCTGCCGCTGCCGCACGGCGCGCTGGTGGCCGCCGGCACCGGGGACAACATGGCCGCGGCGCTCGGTCTGGGACTGCGCCCGGGGCAGCCGGTGCTGAGCCTGGGCACCTCCGGGACGGTCTATGCGGTCTCCCGGCACCGGCCCGCCGATCCGACCGGCACCGTCGCGGGCTTTGCCGACGCCCGCGGCGACTGGCTGCCGCTGGCCTGCACCTTGAACTGCACCCTGGCCGTGGACCGGATCGCGGCGCTGCTGGGCCGGGACCGCGAGGCCGTCGAACCGGGCGGCGGCGCCGTCCTGCTGCCCTTCCTGGACGGCGAACGCACCCCGAACCTGCCCGGCGCCTCCGGGCTGCTGCACGGGCTGCGCCACGACACCACGCCCGGCCAGGTGCTCCAGGCGGCCTACGACGGCGCGGTGTTCGCCCTGCTGCGGGCCCTGGACGAGGTGCTGGACTCGGACACCGCACCCGACGCCCCGCTGCTGCTGATCGGCGGCGGCGCCAGGGGCCTGGCCTGGCGGGAGACCGTACGGCGGCTGTCGGGCCGCCCGGTGGTGGTGCCCGAGGCCGGGGAGCTGGTGGCCCTGGGGGCGGCGGCGCAGGCGGCCGGGCTCCTCCTGGGCGAGGACCCTGCGGCGGTGGCCCGGCGATGGGGTACGGCGCGGGGCGCGCGGTACGAGGCCAGGGAGCGCGACGAGGCGGCGCTGGAGCGGCTGGCGGCGACGCTGACCGCCGGCGAGGGGTTGCTGCGGGGGTGA